From one Toxorhynchites rutilus septentrionalis strain SRP unplaced genomic scaffold, ASM2978413v1 HiC_scaffold_26, whole genome shotgun sequence genomic stretch:
- the LOC129781900 gene encoding nuclear pore glycoprotein p62-like, with translation MEQELEFVTAQHTDLEECIIPLEEELSKIVQVDIERGQTYSMAETLDSQLKQMSEDLKEVIEHLNESNKYSDPSDPLVQIGKILNAHMNSLQWIESSTSSITSRLEEIGKMHDTLRKDNERSFRLNYDN, from the coding sequence ATGGAGCAGGAGCTAGAATTCGTCACTGCTCAGCATACCGATTTGGAGGAGTGTATTATACCGCTCGAGGAGGAACTTTCCAAAATCGTTCAGGTTGATATCGAACGAGGCCAAACTTATTCAATGGCGGAAACATTAGACTCGCAGCTCAAACAAATGTCCGAGGATCTCAAGGAAGTGATTGAACATTTAAACGAGTCGAACAAATACTCCGATCCGAGCGATCCTTTGGTGCAGATTGGAAAGATACTAAATGCTCACATGAATTCTCTACAATGGATTGAATCATCCACCTCCAGCATAACCTCCCGTTTGGAGGAAATTGGTAAAATGCACGATACACTGAGGAAGGATAACGAGCGATCATTTCGGTTGAATTATGACAATTAA